Proteins encoded by one window of Microcoleus sp. FACHB-831:
- a CDS encoding bestrophin family protein translates to MKIDKMEWFQITFRYKGSVIPSILFRVLCCGLFGFLISLIYHYYKFPLAAKSLESVVPSIVLGLLLVFRTNTAYERFWEGRKCWGTLVNTVRNLARQIWVSVEENEPEDRTKKIAALRLLVAFCVATKLHLRGQLMNSELEELMSEDQYFKLKTMNNPPLEVAFWIADYLQQQHDRDRLPIYQLTAINNLVNIMVDMLGACERILKTPIPLAYAIHLKQLLLIYCLLLPFQMVNNLGWGTGPIVGLISFTLFGIEEIGIEIENPFGHDPNDLPLDAICATMRRNIEDLISLSPSVHSSVNDLKKIDRK, encoded by the coding sequence ATGAAAATAGACAAAATGGAATGGTTCCAAATAACTTTCCGCTACAAAGGCTCAGTCATTCCATCTATTTTATTTCGCGTATTGTGCTGCGGTTTATTTGGTTTTTTAATTTCTTTAATCTACCACTACTATAAATTTCCTTTAGCCGCAAAAAGTCTGGAAAGCGTAGTCCCCAGTATTGTTTTAGGTTTGTTGTTGGTCTTTCGTACAAATACGGCTTACGAGCGCTTTTGGGAAGGCCGTAAATGCTGGGGAACTTTAGTAAATACCGTCCGGAATCTGGCGCGGCAAATTTGGGTATCGGTTGAAGAAAATGAACCAGAGGATAGAACAAAAAAAATTGCTGCCTTGCGGCTATTAGTTGCTTTTTGCGTGGCTACCAAGTTGCATCTAAGAGGGCAGCTTATGAATAGCGAGTTAGAAGAGTTGATGTCAGAAGACCAGTATTTTAAGCTCAAAACCATGAACAATCCCCCACTAGAGGTTGCTTTCTGGATTGCAGATTACCTACAGCAGCAGCATGACCGCGATCGCCTACCTATCTACCAACTCACAGCTATAAATAATTTAGTGAATATTATGGTTGATATGTTAGGTGCGTGCGAACGTATTTTAAAAACGCCTATACCCCTAGCTTATGCAATTCACCTTAAGCAACTTTTGTTGATTTATTGTCTATTATTACCTTTTCAGATGGTAAACAATTTAGGTTGGGGAACCGGGCCAATTGTCGGTCTAATAAGTTTTACATTGTTTGGAATTGAAGAAATTGGCATTGAAATTGAAAATCCTTTTGGACACGATCCCAACGATCTGCCCCTCGATGCAATTTGCGCCACAATGCGCCGAAATATTGAAGATCTAATCTCGCTTAGTCCCAGCGTCCACTCAAGCGTAAATGATTTAAAGAAAATAGACAGGAAATAA
- a CDS encoding ribonuclease D produces the protein MPYLTNANEIRTKIAEYAQAEILWVDTEVADYQTSKPRLSLIQVLDDPSDLTGDRVYILDVLDQPELAVYFIDKIMVNSAIQKVFHNASYDIKFLGKTKAKNVSCTLEVAKQIPYYILPVPDLKLQTLVRELCNVPEVDKSLQGSNWGQRPLTKSQLHYAKMDVVYLAQVDQQLLQRKQLSDPNPATEDITALSQRYRSIEQQWKLLDTELTHIKDRLKAAMQAKNISETDYFKLSPREQTTKKVAFDELAKLSQASGVALDFPLKLTKDLQKQLGGLIEQLPVEDETTTIWRLMPKEQEE, from the coding sequence ATGCCATATCTTACAAACGCTAACGAAATCAGAACCAAAATTGCTGAATATGCCCAAGCAGAAATACTTTGGGTAGATACAGAAGTTGCCGATTATCAAACTTCCAAGCCAAGACTGTCTTTGATTCAGGTATTAGATGACCCCAGCGATCTAACAGGCGATCGCGTTTATATTCTAGATGTCCTAGACCAACCGGAACTCGCGGTCTATTTTATTGACAAAATTATGGTCAATTCCGCGATTCAGAAAGTGTTTCACAATGCAAGTTATGATATCAAGTTTTTGGGCAAAACTAAAGCTAAAAATGTTAGCTGCACCTTAGAAGTAGCGAAACAGATTCCTTACTACATCCTGCCCGTACCTGACTTGAAACTGCAAACTTTGGTTCGCGAACTCTGCAACGTCCCAGAAGTAGATAAAAGCCTGCAAGGTAGTAACTGGGGACAGCGACCTCTGACCAAAAGCCAATTGCACTACGCAAAAATGGATGTAGTTTACCTCGCTCAGGTGGATCAGCAACTACTACAACGCAAGCAGTTGAGCGACCCAAACCCAGCGACGGAGGATATAACAGCACTTAGCCAACGCTATCGGTCGATTGAGCAACAGTGGAAGTTACTCGATACAGAGCTAACCCACATCAAAGACAGGCTAAAAGCGGCGATGCAGGCTAAGAACATCTCAGAAACTGATTATTTCAAACTATCCCCTAGAGAGCAAACTACTAAGAAAGTCGCCTTTGACGAACTTGCCAAACTCAGCCAAGCTTCTGGGGTTGCATTGGATTTTCCCCTCAAGCTGACGAAAGACCTTCAAAAACAGTTGGGAGGCTTGATTGAGCAACTCCCAGTTGAAGACGAAACAACTACCATCTGGCGTTTGATGCCTAAAGAACAGGAGGAGTAA
- a CDS encoding photosystem I reaction center subunit II PsaD encodes MAETLTGQTPIFGGHTGGLLTKAEREEKYAITWTSPKEQVFEMPTGGAAVMRQGDNLLYLARKEYCIALGGQQLRAKFKINNYKIYRIFPNGEIQYLHPKDGVFPEKVNAGRPYVGKIDRNIGNNPDPAKVKFSGKTTFQV; translated from the coding sequence ATGGCAGAAACCCTTACTGGACAAACTCCCATATTTGGCGGCCACACTGGTGGTTTGCTAACCAAAGCAGAACGAGAAGAAAAGTACGCCATCACCTGGACTAGCCCCAAAGAGCAAGTATTTGAGATGCCGACAGGTGGCGCTGCCGTCATGCGGCAAGGTGACAACCTGCTGTACCTGGCTCGCAAAGAATACTGCATTGCTTTGGGCGGTCAACAGTTGCGGGCAAAGTTCAAAATCAACAACTACAAAATTTACCGGATTTTCCCCAACGGTGAAATACAGTATCTGCATCCCAAGGATGGTGTATTCCCTGAGAAGGTCAATGCAGGTCGTCCTTATGTGGGCAAGATAGATCGCAACATTGGCAACAACCCAGATCCTGCCAAAGTGAAGTTCAGCGGAAAGACTACTTTCCAGGTATAG
- a CDS encoding ChaB family protein → MAQKQLDEFPSEIKEQLLDGAQQIFVAAFNSASDNGMDEASATRVAWNTIEQNYDKGPDGKWHRKPDDTNQRFKSVQSGGN, encoded by the coding sequence ATGGCTCAGAAGCAACTCGATGAATTTCCTTCAGAAATAAAAGAACAGCTACTTGATGGTGCTCAGCAGATTTTTGTTGCTGCCTTTAACAGCGCGAGCGACAACGGTATGGACGAAGCTTCCGCTACTCGTGTTGCCTGGAACACTATAGAACAAAACTACGACAAAGGGCCAGATGGCAAATGGCATCGCAAGCCAGACGATACCAACCAACGCTTTAAATCTGTCCAGTCTGGCGGTAATTAA
- a CDS encoding DUF2584 family protein has protein sequence MGMPCEVNSILKLKRSQGFPDHLKVGVKHQTSKEGYRIIPIDVPIALVDEDWVAHADIVIRKLTWENNKTTMEFEIKRIYSHPLSVK, from the coding sequence ATGGGTATGCCTTGTGAAGTAAATAGCATTCTAAAACTAAAGCGATCGCAAGGATTTCCAGACCATTTAAAGGTAGGCGTAAAACATCAAACGTCTAAAGAAGGCTACCGAATTATTCCTATCGATGTACCCATTGCTCTTGTAGATGAAGATTGGGTTGCTCATGCAGATATTGTTATTCGCAAACTAACTTGGGAAAACAATAAAACTACTATGGAATTTGAAATAAAAAGAATATATAGCCACCCCCTCTCAGTTAAATGA
- the trpE gene encoding anthranilate synthase component I, with protein MIFPDFSQFSALAQQGNFVPVYQEWVADLETPVSAWYKVCAGQPYSFLLESVEGGENIGRYSFLGCDPVWVLEARGNSTTQTHRDGSVQVFEGDPFAALASCLEPYRPVKLPQLPPGIGGLFGFWGYELINWIENRVPIYPATADDLPDGLWMQVDNLIIFDQVKRKIWAIAYADIRDGDLEKAYKQACDRVSQLVSKLQLPLSGKDTLLEWTSPDTRRFGKEESGGDLAYTSNISREQFCANVQKAKDYIRAGDIFQVVLSQRLSAEYAGEPFALYRSLRLINPSPYMAYFNFGDWQIIGSSPEVMVKAERDPEGKTVATVRPIAGTRPRGKTPHEDDALAIDLLKDPKEIAEHVMLVDLGRNDLGRACSNGTVKVDELMTIERYSHVMHIVSNVVGELAPDKTAWDLLKACFPAGTVSGAPKIRAMEIIQELESCRRGPYSGSYGYYDFEGQLNSAIAIRTMVVRNEGNGKHAVTVQAGAGLVADSNPETEYEETLNKARGLLEAIRCLR; from the coding sequence ATGATTTTCCCCGATTTCTCCCAATTTTCGGCTCTAGCGCAACAAGGCAACTTTGTCCCGGTGTATCAAGAATGGGTTGCAGACTTAGAAACCCCAGTATCTGCTTGGTATAAAGTCTGTGCTGGTCAACCTTACAGCTTTCTCCTGGAATCTGTAGAAGGCGGAGAAAACATCGGACGCTACAGTTTTTTGGGATGCGACCCCGTTTGGGTGTTGGAAGCGAGGGGAAATAGCACTACGCAGACGCACCGAGACGGTTCGGTTCAAGTATTTGAAGGCGACCCTTTTGCAGCTTTAGCTAGCTGTCTGGAACCCTATCGCCCGGTTAAGTTACCGCAGTTACCGCCTGGAATCGGGGGTTTGTTTGGCTTTTGGGGTTATGAATTAATTAATTGGATTGAAAATCGCGTCCCGATTTATCCAGCAACAGCAGATGATTTGCCGGATGGGTTGTGGATGCAGGTAGACAACCTGATTATATTTGACCAAGTGAAGCGCAAGATATGGGCGATCGCTTATGCAGATATCCGAGATGGAGATTTAGAAAAAGCTTATAAACAAGCATGCGATCGCGTCAGTCAGCTTGTCAGCAAACTCCAGCTACCCCTATCAGGGAAAGACACCCTCTTAGAATGGACTTCCCCAGATACCCGCCGCTTTGGTAAGGAAGAGTCAGGCGGCGATCTTGCTTACACCAGCAATATCTCCCGCGAACAATTCTGCGCTAACGTCCAAAAGGCAAAAGACTATATCCGTGCTGGCGATATTTTCCAAGTCGTACTCTCGCAACGACTTTCTGCTGAGTATGCAGGCGAACCTTTTGCGCTTTACCGTTCGCTGCGCCTAATTAACCCTTCGCCGTACATGGCTTACTTCAACTTTGGCGATTGGCAAATTATCGGGTCAAGTCCCGAAGTCATGGTGAAGGCGGAACGAGATCCAGAGGGTAAAACAGTAGCGACTGTGCGACCGATTGCTGGTACGCGACCGAGGGGTAAGACGCCACACGAGGATGATGCACTTGCGATCGATTTGCTCAAAGACCCCAAGGAAATCGCCGAACACGTTATGCTTGTTGACTTAGGACGCAATGACTTGGGTCGCGCCTGTAGCAACGGTACGGTCAAAGTAGATGAGTTAATGACGATCGAGCGTTACTCTCACGTTATGCACATTGTCAGCAATGTTGTGGGAGAACTTGCCCCTGATAAAACTGCGTGGGATTTATTGAAAGCATGTTTTCCGGCGGGTACTGTTAGCGGCGCACCCAAGATTCGCGCAATGGAGATTATTCAGGAGTTAGAGTCTTGTCGCCGGGGGCCATATTCGGGTTCTTATGGATATTATGATTTCGAGGGACAATTGAATAGCGCGATCGCAATTCGCACTATGGTAGTCCGCAACGAAGGCAATGGGAAACACGCAGTTACAGTCCAAGCTGGCGCTGGTTTAGTTGCCGATTCCAACCCGGAAACAGAATATGAAGAAACCCTCAATAAAGCCAGAGGACTTTTAGAGGCTATCCGTTGTCTGCGCTAG
- a CDS encoding septal ring lytic transglycosylase RlpA family protein, translated as MPSLTFQLAGESSQIASNNATTGSIYSGKSTIEKALCPTALAKKEDKKIASPVIIPKAVSQAAMGLEVNTAKESKTSITSKILQVMQNLWRGQNSVEQSIKAPPPVVVIRASDQKRVGDTELNNNQRAKLGFWLYSQLRPGRVGVVTPSEKNDSFQIWVKGNLIAEIPNQVRAELIAENLTKLVSDPSLNASELQLAIADGIPAGKIGDRVLFVIDDAIANDLKRNREILATEWLNNLRIALGEPPLSLATAQMQMHSLVETDKKIEGLASFYGGYFHGRLTANGETYNQFALTAAHKELPFNTYLKVTNLKNGQSTIVRINDRGPYIPPRSLDLSVAAARCIESEEAGVIPYSAVILQPNSPRSSTEDTKWSGL; from the coding sequence TTGCCTTCCTTAACTTTCCAGTTGGCTGGAGAAAGTAGCCAAATTGCATCAAATAACGCTACAACTGGTTCGATTTACAGCGGAAAAAGTACGATAGAAAAGGCCCTCTGCCCTACAGCATTAGCTAAGAAAGAAGATAAAAAAATTGCCTCTCCTGTAATTATCCCAAAAGCTGTATCTCAGGCTGCAATGGGGCTTGAAGTAAATACTGCTAAAGAATCGAAGACCAGTATCACGAGCAAAATTTTGCAGGTAATGCAGAATTTATGGCGCGGGCAAAATTCGGTTGAACAAAGTATCAAAGCACCGCCGCCAGTTGTGGTTATCCGTGCTAGCGACCAAAAACGAGTCGGGGATACCGAATTAAATAACAATCAGCGTGCGAAGCTAGGCTTTTGGCTGTACTCGCAACTGCGACCGGGACGTGTTGGTGTTGTCACCCCTTCGGAAAAAAATGACTCATTTCAAATTTGGGTAAAAGGGAATTTGATAGCGGAAATTCCCAACCAAGTACGAGCTGAGTTAATTGCTGAAAATCTTACTAAGCTAGTTTCTGACCCCAGCCTAAATGCATCTGAACTGCAACTGGCGATCGCGGATGGAATCCCCGCAGGTAAGATTGGCGATCGCGTTTTATTTGTCATTGATGATGCGATCGCTAACGATCTAAAACGCAATCGCGAAATCTTAGCAACGGAATGGCTCAACAATCTCCGCATCGCTTTGGGCGAACCCCCTTTATCACTCGCTACCGCCCAAATGCAAATGCACAGTCTAGTCGAAACAGACAAAAAAATTGAAGGTCTTGCTTCCTTTTATGGCGGCTATTTTCACGGACGTTTAACAGCGAACGGCGAAACTTATAACCAATTTGCGCTTACTGCTGCTCATAAAGAACTGCCTTTTAATACTTATCTCAAGGTGACAAACCTGAAAAATGGCCAAAGCACGATCGTCAGAATAAACGATCGCGGCCCTTACATTCCCCCTAGATCGCTCGATTTATCCGTCGCTGCGGCTAGGTGCATTGAGAGTGAAGAAGCAGGTGTAATTCCTTATTCAGCCGTCATCTTGCAACCTAACTCACCTCGATCCTCAACAGAGGATACAAAATGGAGCGGATTGTAA